One window of the Oncorhynchus gorbuscha isolate QuinsamMale2020 ecotype Even-year linkage group LG17, OgorEven_v1.0, whole genome shotgun sequence genome contains the following:
- the ston2 gene encoding stonin-2 isoform X3: protein MDSVSWTSNTKLPGTQSETPISSGRFSSWVTFDDDEEDKPHHLEQPSHTRLDDLGHFQDANSNLIGSPPNVWKQNGNQQNQNRHLLDLTPDGNPPRSLLIEPRTAPLLPGRTKPYTKKNPFLCEEFNDIQPSPINPFSSYFDCKQEVASETIQSNGSAHHLESSPCAFSFSSPFFQSFSSHSQEAKRESILVFSSEFETTRGEGEETVSHVTPPLDRLDLDQLRNLQITDPDDPGSPTLPDDSVEDAEEAKEDGLEGEDEGTPYLPDHMTPQDGWAMLLRIPEKKNIMSSRHWGPIYVRLSDDGVLQMFYEKGLEKPFRTLKLDPRYEAAEHRLQNYEEAGRVHTLSVDLVQYREKRRIQPKSPVTHQPIREQLVKLGTTCYHDFLSFRHALVEVLRRLPAVTGGALTGSPIGAGLTEEEVQVEVRDEFYGTVAAGDGRILKQLVMTRVHVLAFLSGSAGCRLGLNDVQVKGKEVVSRHDIIPNTTTRWIRLRDCELHDEHADELEFLSSRQVVFTPPPCRRFQLLAFRTAFAEKTLPFTLRTVASVRGAEVTLQSWLLMSQGFSSNRDTLNLIPCENVAIRYPIPEIWAKNFRRDGVMGERSLKARFNKGASFGTASTSGSEPVMRVTLGTAKYEQAFKSVVWRLSRLPDKNSALGHPHTFFCRLELGSDREVPASLQSHLEVEFDMPAASASKATVRSLSVEDRADAKKWINYKSHYSYQVPIEQKTGGLSESSSPTLDQDQPGECAQQ from the exons ATGGATTCAGTCAGCTGGACTTCCAACACCAAACTCCCCGGCACCCAATCAGAAACCCCCATTTCCTCTGGACGCTTCTCCTCCTGGGTGACCTTCGACGATGACGAGGAGGACAAGCCCCACCACCTGGAGCAGCCATCCCACACACGATTGGATGATCTCGGCCACTTCCAGGATGCCAACAGTAACCTGATTGGTTCTCCTCCCAACGTTTGGAAGCAGAACGGGAACCAGCAGAACCAGAACCGCCACCTCCTGGACCTGACGCCAGACGGAAACCCTCCTAGATCCCTTCTGATTGAACCTAGAACCGCTCCCCTGCTCCCCGGTAGGACTAAACCTTACACCAAGAAGAACCCTTTCCTGTGTGAAGAGTTCAATGACATCCAGCCCTCTCCCATTAACCCCTTTAGTTCCTACTTTGACTGTAAACAGGAAGTGGCATCAGAGACGATCCAGAGTAATGGCTCCGCCCACCACCTGGAGAGCTCTCCCTGTGCCTTCTCCTTTAGCTCTCCTTTCTTCCAGTCTTTCAGCTCCCACAGCCAAGAGGCCAAACGAGAGTCCATTCTCGTCTTCTCTTCCGAGTTTGAAACCAccagaggagaaggggaagagacagtcaGCCATGTCACTCCTCCCTTAGACAGACTAGACCTGGATCAGCTGAGAAACCTCCAGATCACAGACCCAGACGATCCAGGCAGCCCTACTTTGCCTGATGACTCAGTGGAGGATGCGGAGGAGGCGAAGGAAGATGGgttggagggagaggatgagggcaCCCCCTACCTCCCAGATCACATGACCCCCCAAGATGGCTGGGCCATGCTGCTCCGTataccagagaagaagaacatcatGTCGTCACGCCACTGGGGGCCTATCTATGTCCGTCTGTCTGACGACGGCGTGCTCCAGATGTTCTACGAGAAAGGTCTGGAAAAACCCTTCAGGACCCTGAAACTGGACCCTCGCTACGAGGCGGCTGAGCACCGCCTGCAGAATTACGAAGAAGCCGGCCGCGTCCACACGCTCAGTGTGGACCTCGTCCAATACCGCGAGAAGAGGCGAATCCAGCCGAAGTCACCCGTCACCCACCAGCCAATCCGTGAGCAGCTGGTGAAGCTGGGCACCACCTGTTACCACGACTTCCTGAGTTTTCGTCATGCGCTGGTGGAGGTGCTGAGGCGGTTGCCGGCAGTGACAGGTGGGGCGTTGACGGGGTCGCCCATAGGGGCGGGGCTGACAGAGGAGGAGGTTCAGGTGGAGGTGAGGGACGAGTTCTACGGGACGGTCGCTGCGGGAGATGGGAGGATTCTGAAGCAGCTTGTGATGACTCGTGTGCACGTGCTGGCCTTCCTCTCTGGGTCGGCAGGCTGCCGCCTCGGACTCAATGATGTGCAG GTCAAAGGTAAGGAGGTGGTCTCGAGACACGACATCATCCCCAACACCACCACCCGCTGGATCCGCTTACGTGACTGCGAGCTTCATGACGAACATGCAGACGAACTCGAGTTCCTGTCGTCACGCCAAGTTGTCTTCACACCGCCACCCTGCCGCCGCTTCCAGCTGCTCGCCTTCCGCACGGCCTTCGCTGAGAAAACCCTCCCCTTCACGCTGCGCACTGTTGCCTCCGTCCGCGGCGCCGAGGTCACCCTGCAGTCCTGGCTGCTGATGTCACAGGGGTTCTCGTCCAATCGGGACACGTTGAACCTCATCCCCTGCGAGAATGTGGCG ATCCGCTACCCCATCCCTGAGATTTGGGCCAAGAACTTCCGTCGGGACGGGGTGATGGGGGAGAGGTCACTGAAGGCGAGGTTCAACAAGGGTGCCAGCTTCGGCACGGCGAGTACTTCCGGGTCAGAGCCAGTGATGAGGGTGACCCTTGGCACGGCCAAGTATGAACAGGCTTTTAAATCTGTGGTGTGGAGGCTCAGCCGCCTGCCTGACAAAAACTCTG CGTTGGGTCACCCCCACACCTTCTTCTGTCGTCTGGAGCTGGGTTCGGACCGGGAGGTGCCAGCCTCGCTGCAGAGCCACCTGGAGGTCGAGTTTGACATGCCCGCCGCCTCTGCCTCCAAAGCCACCGTCCGCTCCCTCTCTGTAGAGGACAGGGCAGACGCCAAGAAGTGGATCAACTACAAATCACACTACTCCTACCAG